TAACAAAACAGAGAACTCAAGCTCCAAAACCAAACAGCTTAAGTATTCTCCACGGAGATCAAGACAGGAAATGATGGTAGGGATTTTCCCACTCCATTTCTATTTCTAAGTGGCCATAGTCCAAGCTGGGAGCAGCTTTTCTGAGCCCCATGGAGGAAAGCAAGTGAGGAGCTGCCAGTCACCACCTGCCTCAGAACCCATGTGGGTGTCAGAAGGCAGGTCCTCTCATGCCCAGGCCCTGTCTCACAgctggaggcagagcccaggCCAGGATAAAAGGGCTCTGGGCCTGAGCACcccatccactcacctcctgaGGTGTTGAAGGACCCTGTGCTGCCTGTGACACTGGTAAGTGTCCTTTGAGAATAGGAGCTGGGGCTTCCACAGAGGGTTGCTCAGTCCTAGGCAggaggggaggctgggcagggcctTGAGGGCTGAGATCCATCTGGATAGAAGTCAAGACCTCAGAAAGATTGAAGGAGGGTGTgcagaggaggcagggagagggccAACTAGTAACACAAATAAGAATTAGATGGCTCTGTCTTTGTGCTTCAGCTGGCTGAGTTTTAAGGACAGAGGGAGTTGAAACCCAGGCAAACAGTCTCCGCTAGAACAACTTCAAACAGGACACTTACTTTTCAGAGCAAAACTCTGACACTCCTTGTAAATTTGAGCTGGAGATAGTAGCTCTCAATCAGTGGAGTTGACGTAATTAATGGATCTTTTAGGGCTCTTTGAAACCCACTTATCTCTAGATTCAAATTGGAATTGAGAATCTCTTTAAGTAGTTAGACATAGCAAGCTGAGGATCACTGTGCCAAGATGTTACTGTGAGGCCTTTGTGTGATGAATATGGCAGTGCACCAGCCTAGAGCCAGGGTATCTGAGTTCAAACCCCCTCTATGCATCAAAAATACTGTTCTTCAGCATCTTCCTTAACAAAGGGGGCctgtgagaccagcctgtctcCAAAACCATTTACAATTGTACATTCGCAGGTTTTTTACAAGACAAAGTCTCCTAGGAAGTTACTCCAAGAGATAATCCTTCTTTATCTTTTcccaagaaaatatttatattcccaGGTTTCCACACTGGACAGTTTCAGAGTTTTATATGACACGAGAAAAATTGCTTCCTATAATTTACTAAATGTTTAATCTTGACAGATGTTTTTTCATATGGcttactgcctcagtttccttctttgtaaagGATATAGTAATTCTTGACTGTCTTAAGATGAAATTGTGAACCCAAAAGATACAGTGTAAGAGCATTTTCCAAActacaagaaataacaaaattttcAGCGATTAATGATTTACCATGGCATTTAAATAGTTcatcaaaataaaggaaatagaaaCAATGTGGAAAGGACAAGAATAGGCAGCAGTGGCCTCTGCCTGGGTCTAACTTGCTATTTGACTCTCTTTCAGCTCCTGAACACCCACCACTGACATGTCCTGCCAGCAGAGCCAGCAGCAGTGCCAGCCCCCTCCCAAGTGCACCCCCAAGTGCCCTCCCAAGTGTCCCACCCAGAAGTGTCCCCCAAAGTGTCCCCCTAAGTGCCCTCCAGTCTCTTCCTGCTGCAGTGTCAGCTCTGGAGGctgctgtggctccagctctgGGGGCTGCTGCAGTTCTGGGGGAGGTGGCTGCTGTCTGAGCCACCACAGGCGCCGCAGGTCCCACTGCCACAGACCCCAGAGCTCTGGCTGCTGCAGCCAGCCCTCAGGGGGCTCCAGCTGCTGTGGAGGGGGCAGTGGCCAGCACTCTGGAGGCTGCTGCTGAAATGGACCCTGAGCCTAGAAGAGTGGAATCCAGGACAGCAAACTGCCACGGACATCCCCCTTCTCCTCCTAGGCTTGCCTGAGAGGCTCACAGGTCCAAGGGAAAGCTCTGAACTTGCCAAGACCATATCTTCTCTCTGGAGCCCAGAAACTCAGATCCTTTCTTGGATCTCCATTCACTGGCCTTGGATTTCACCTTTGTGGCTACCCTCCCACCCTCTGTCTAAGCCCCTAGCTCACTCCATGCTGTTTGCTGTGTGCATCTGCTGATTAAAGCAATGAAACAAGGAATCCGCTCAGTGTCTTATTCTATGAGGACCCTATTCTCCTTGAGTGGCTCTTGTTCTCCTCACCCTGTCCTCTGCAGGTGGTGGCCTTGGAATCTCAGGGGACAGTGGGGCACTCTGGAGTGAATTGGGGTTAATGGGGGCAGGAGTGGGAAGGGACCATTGCTCCCAACTCTGTCTGTCCTATGTCAACTGGTCTGAAGCAGCATCGCTTCTGACCAAGTCTGAAGTGTCTCTTATAAACACAGCTTCTTTGTGTTTGGTCCCCTTCAGGGGCCTGACCAGTCTCTCTatgcttctctttctctgtgaGTGCAGTCTGCTCCTCCTGACCCAGCCCCACCAACATCCTTCCTCCCTCacgcacatatgtgtgtgtacacacacatcacatgcaAAAACACACACTTCTGCACATCTCCAggtgcacacacaaacatgcacacgcTTGCATGTATATACctggacaaaaaagaaaaatataataaataaacaaatgaaataaaagagaacaaaacccatgaatatattttgaaaatacagtttTCCCACTGACTACTTCTGCAATAAGTTTAGTTCCAGGCACATTTGCAAGTAAAAGTTGCTTTTCTATTAACCTTCCATCAAATCTtgttgctttcttccttttctgtcttcattAAATTATCTACACTTTATTCCAGAACACAATCCCTATACCATATTTCTCAATTTGCCCGTGACTCTCTATAGAAAAATGTGCGTGCTTCTTAAGTATTACATTTAAGACTTAACAGAAAGTGTTTCCAACTTCTTTTCTAAGGCTTACCATTCATACCTCCCATGAAACCCCACCGCTAATGCTGCTGTCGggatttaaaaagttttaaccACCCATGTGGCCATGACCTTGTACTAGTAGCTGATGGGGACTACACAATATAAGTCACAAATTGTGCTGTCCAAAGTTTCATTAAAACTTGGTTCATGAGGTacgtcaaaaataaaaaaggaaaatgaagcaaGTGAGACTTGAacagtgtctcagaaagaaaaaatatattggaaTAAAACATAGAGACAAAGTAGGAAGAGCCATCTTCAAAGTATAGCTAATACGCAGTCCTGCTTAGCAAAGCA
This DNA window, taken from Macaca mulatta isolate MMU2019108-1 chromosome 1, T2T-MMU8v2.0, whole genome shotgun sequence, encodes the following:
- the LOC144337728 gene encoding uncharacterized protein LOC144337728 isoform X2; this translates as MSCQQSQQQCQPPPNVSSGGCCGSSSGGCCSSGGGGCCLSHHRRRRSHCHRPQSSGCCSQPSGGSSCCGGGSGQHSGGCC
- the LOC144337728 gene encoding late cornified envelope protein 1A isoform X1, translating into MSCQQSQQQCQPPPKCTPKCPPKCPTQKCPPKCPPKCPPVSSCCSVSSGGCCGSSSGGCCSSGGGGCCLSHHRRRRSHCHRPQSSGCCSQPSGGSSCCGGGSGQHSGGCC